A region of the Paracoccaceae bacterium genome:
CCGCAACATGGTCGTCGGGCGGGGAATCTATGTCTCGCCATCGGACTCGCTGGCGGTGCTGGCCGCGAATGCGCATCTGGCGCCCGGCTACAAGGCCGGGCTGAAGGGGGTGGCGCGGTCGATGCCCACCTCGGCGGCTGCCGACCGTGTCGCGGCAGCGCTGGGGATCGCCAGCTACGAAACGCCGACCGGGTGGAAATTCTTCGGAAACCTGCTGGATGCGGGGCGTGCCACGATCTGCGGCGAGGAAAGCTTTGGCACGGGGTCCGACCATGTGCGCGAGAAGGACGGGCTTTGGGCGGTGCTGCTGTGGCTGAACATCCTGGCGGCGCGCGGTCAGACGGTGGCCGAGATCCTGGCGGAGCACTGGGCGCGGTTCGGCCGCAACTACTACAGCCGCCACGACTTCGAGGCGATCCCGGTGGACCGGGCCGATGCGATGATGGCGGCGCTTCGGGGGCGTCTGGGCGCGCTGCCGGGGACGGCGGTCGAGGGAATGACCGTCGCGGCGGCCGATGATTTCGCCTACAGCGATCCGGTGGACGGATCGGTGTCGAAGGCGCAGGGCGTGCGGGTGATGTTCGATGGCGGGTCGCGCTTTGTGATGCGGCTGTCGGGGACGGGGACCGAGGGCGCGACGCTGCGCCTGTATCTTGAACGCTATGCCCCGGGGCCCGGCGGCCTGCACGAGGATCCGCAGGTGGCGCTGGCCCCCATCGTCCGCGCTGCGCATGACATTGCGGGGATCGCCGCACATATCGGGCGGACCGCGCCCGACGTGGTGACCTGAGCGCCGGCAGCCGCATTCCGACGCGTTCGGACCCTGGCAGGTCGCCCTTGCCGCAGCGGTGGGCATCGGCAGGCTGTTGACTGGCCGCAGGCGGCTGGGGGAGTGGGCGATGGGCGAGGTGCGGCGGGCAGGGCGGCAGGCGCGGGCCGAGGCGCGCGCCCATCGGGGCGGGGCCATCGGTCGCCCCTACATCCTGCGCGGCATCCCGCCCTACGACGTGCTGTCCGAGGAGGGCCTGGCGCGCATCGAGGCGGCGGCCGACCGCATCCTCTGGGAGACGGGCATCGATTTCCGCGACGATCCGGCGGCGCTCGAACACTGGCGCCGGGCGGGTGCGCAGGTCGATGACCTGCGCGTGCGGTTTCCGCCCGGCCTGTGCCGCGAGATCCTGAAAACCGCCCCCGCGCAGTTCACGCAGCACGCAAGAAACCCCGCGAAGTCCGTTGAAATCGGGGGAAAATCCGTTGTCTTCAGCCCGGCCTACGGCTCGCCCTTCGTGATGGACCTCGACCGGGGTCGGCGGTTCGGCACGCTGGAGGATTTCCGCAACTTCATCCGGTTGGCGCAGTCCAGCCCGAACCTGCACCATTCCGGCGGCACCATCTGCGAACCGACGGATGTCGCGGTGAACAAGCGCCATCTGGACATGGTGATGGCGCATATCGAACTGTCCGACCGGCCCTTCATGGGATCGGTCACGGCCGAGGAACGGTCGGAGGATTCGATCGAGATGTGCCGAATCCTGTTCGGCGAGGCCTTCGTCGATGCGAACTGCGTGATCCTGGGAAACGTCAACGTCAACTCTCCGCTGGTCTGGGACGGAACGATGACGCGCTCGCTGCGCGCCTATGCGCGCGCCAACCAGGCGGCCGTGATCGTGCCGTTCATCCTGGGCGGTGCGATGGGTCCGGTCACCTCGGCCGGGGCGATCGCGCAATCGCTGGCCGAAACGATGGCGGGTTGTGCCCTGACCCAGCTCGAACGCCCCGGTGCGCCGGTGATCTTCGGCAACTTCCTGTCGTCGATGTCGCTGCGGTCGGGCTCACCCACCTTCGGAACGCCCGAACCCGCCATCGGGTCGATGGTGATCGGCCAGCTTGCGCGCCGGCTGAACCTGCCGCTTCGCTGTTCGGGCAACTTCACCACCTCCAAGCTGCCGGATGCGCAGGCGATGACCGAAGGCACCATGTCGATGCTTGCGGCGATCCACTGCGGCGCCAATTTCATCCTGCATTCGGCCGGATTTCTCGACGGGCTGCTGTCGATGTCCTACGAGAAGTTCATGCTGGACGATGACCTGTGCGGGGCGCTGCACGCCTACCTCGACGGGGTCCGGGTCGATGACGACCAACTGGCCGTCGACGCCTTCGCCGAAGTCGGCCCCGGCAACCATTTCTTCGGCTGCTCGCACACCATGGCACATTACCAGACGGCGTTCTGGGACAGCGGGCTGGCCGACAACGAACCCTTCGAGAAATGGGAGGCGGCGGGGTCCGAGGATGCCGCGACACGGGCCAACCGGGCCTGGAAGCGGCGGCTGGCCGAATACGAGGCACCGCCTTTGGATGAGGGCACGGCCGAAGCGCTGCGCGACTTCGTGGCGCGGCGCAAGGCCGGTGCCGCGGATGCCTGGTACTGAGCGCATAGGACTTTAGGCTTGCTTCGCGGCGGCGGCGCGGATGGTATCCTGCGCGGACCAGACCAGAGTGACGCCATGCCCGACCCCGACCCGCGCCCCGCCGAGCCTCGTCCGCTGTCGCTTGCGCTGATCGTGGATGACCATCCGCTGTTCTGCGACGCCCTGTCGATGACACTGAAGGCCGTGGCGGGCCTGCCGCAGATCGAGACGGCCGACTGTCTTGAGGCCGCGCTGACGCGCATCGACCTGTTGCCGATGCCCGACGTGATCGTGCTGGATCTGAACCTGCCGGACGTGAACGGGCTGGACGGGCTGATCCGGCTGCGCGCATCGGCGGGGGACGTGCCGGTGGTCGTGGTGTCGTCCCTGGCCGACAACCGGGTCATCGGCGCCGCATTGCGGGCGGGCGCCGCGGGTTTCATCCCCAAGCATTCGCGGCGCGAGGTGTTCCGCACCGCGTTCGAGGCCGTAAGAGCAGGACGCATCTACGCGCCCGACGGGTTTGTGCCGCAGGCTGATCCGGCGGCACCCGCGACGCAACGGGAAGAGGCCATCGCCCGCCTGTCGCTGCTGACCCGCCAGCAGGCGCGCATCCTGCAGCTGATCTGCGAGGGGATGCTGAACAAGCAGATCGCCTATGACCTGTCGATCGCCGAGACGACGGTCAAGGCGCATGTCACGGCCATCATGCGCAAGCTCGGGGTGCAGAGCCGCACGCAGGCCGTGCTGATCGCCCGGGAGACATCCTTTGCCGCGCTGATGCCCGAGAACGGTTGACCCGGGCGCGACCCCGCGCTTGCCAGCCCGGATGCCCGGCCCTAGCTTCCGCTCAGGGAGGATACCGATGATGCGTGCCCGCGACCCCGCGCGAGCGCCCGCGAGCGCCTTCGCCCATGCGGCGGCGACGCCAGGCCCATGGCCGGTATCCGCGCATGTGTCGGCGCTGGCGGCCGACCCGGTGGCGGGGCTGGTGCAGGCCCTGGGGCCCGGACCGTTCGCCGCCGTGTTCCTGTTCATCTCGCCCCGCGTCGACCTGGACCGTCTGGCCCGCGACGTTCAGGGCGCGTTTCCGGGTGCGACGGTGACCGGCTGCACCACCGCCGGCGAGATTTCGGCCCAGGGCTATGCCGAGGACGAGATCGTGGCGATGGCCTTGCCGACCGCGCAGTTCGTGACCGAGGCGATGCTGATTCCGGATCTGGGCCGGATCGTTCCGCAGGATATCGTGGGGCAACTGATCCGGGCACGCGCCGTGCTGGCGCGGGCGCGGCCGCAGTGGGACAGCGAGTTTGCATTTCTCCTGGTGGACGGTCTGTCGGTGCGCGAGGACGAACTGGCGGCGGCGCTGGCCTCGGGCCTGGGGCCGGTGCCGCTGTTCGGGGGGTCTGCGGGCGATGGCACGCGCTTTGCCCAGACCTGGGTGCTGCATGACGGGCAGCTGCTGCGCAATGCCGCCGTGGTCACGCTGGTCAGGACGGCGTGCCGGGTCAAGGTGTTCAACCTCGATCACCTGATCCCGACCGAGCGGCGCATGGTGGTGACCGAGGCCGATCCCGCCCGGCGCATCGTGCGGCGCATCAATGCCGAGCCCGCGGCACTGGAATATGCGCGCCTGCTTGGCAAGGATCCCGCGCAACTGACCCCTTTCACCTTTGCCGCGCATCCGGTGGTGGTGCGGATCGGCGGGCGGCATCATGTGCGGGCAATCCAGCGGGTCGATGTCAACGGCGACCTGATCTTCTTCTCGGCGATCGACGAGGGGCTGGTCCTGACGCTGGCCGAGCCTCAGGACATGGTCGCGCATCTGGAGCGCGAGTTGATGGCGCTGTCGGCGGGTGGTGCCCCGGCGGCGATCCTGGCCTGCGACTGCATCCTGCGCCGGTTGGAGGCCCAGGAAAAACAGATGTATGGCGCGGTGTCACGGCTGCTGCAGGTGCATCGGGTGACGGGGTTTTCCACCTATGGCGAACAACTGAACGCCATGCATGTGAACCAGACGATGACCGGCGTGGCGATCTATCCGCCCGGTGCCTGACCGATGATCGAGACCCTGATCAACCCCGCCGACAGCCCCGAACGCCAGCGCGAAAAGCTGCTGCATATCGCGCAGGTGCTGATGCGGCGCGTCGAACAGGACACGGACGACGGCGGGATTGCCTATGCGCAGTTCCAGCGGGCCGCGATGCTGGAGGATCAGGTGCGCGAGCGCACGCGCGACCTGGAGCGTGCGCTGGACCTGCTGAACGACTCGAACGCCCGGCTCGCCGAGGCGAACCGCCAGATCGAGGCGGCGCGGCAGAACCTGGCCAATGCCATCGAGACGATCCAGGAGGGCTTTGCGCTGTTCGACGCGCAGGACGTGCTGGTGCTGTGCAATTCGCGCTTCGGGATGCACATGCTGGACATCCGCGACGATCTGAAGCCGGGGCTGGCGTTTGACGACTATGTCGAGCGCGTCAGCCTGTCGCGCTATCTGGAACTGCCCGACAGCGAGCGGCCCGAGGACTGGGCGGTGCGGCGCAAGCGTCGCCATCAGGACAGGCATGTCATCTTCAACGTGCGGATGATCTGGGACCGCTGGGTTCAGGTGTCCGAGCACCGCACCGCCGATGGCGGAACCGTCATCCTGCAGACCGATGTGACCGACATCATCCGCATGGAGCGGCAGGAGCGCGGCAAGCTGCTGGACGATCAGGCGCGCGTGATCCGCGCGACGCTGGACCACATCAACCAGGGTGTCTGCATCTTCGACCCCCAGGGGCGCCTTGTCGGATGGAACCAGCGGCTTGGCACGCTGCTGGCGATTCCCATCACGCGGCTGCGGCTGGGGGCCAGTTTCGAGGCGCTGCTGGCACGTTTCCACGAGGAAAGCCGGTTCGAGGGCGGCATGACACCCCGGTTGCTGACCGGGTGGGTCGAGGGACGCACCGGGCGGGAACCGCTGAGTTTCGCGGTGGCGCGCGGCGGCGCCATCCTGGACGTCTTTGCGCAAGAGATGCCGGACGGCGGCTTTGTGATGTCCTTCACCGATGTCACGGCCGAACGCACTGCCATCGAGGCGCTCTCGCGCGCCAACGAGACGCTGGAGGCCCGCGTGATGGAGCGCACGCTGGAGCTGGAGGACGCACTGGCCAATGCCGAACGCGCCAATGCCGCACGGTCGCGCTTTGTCGCGGCGGCCAGCCACGACCTGTTGCAGCCGTTGTCGGCCGCCAAGCTGTTCATCGCCTCGGCCGGGGGCGAGGGCACGGACCCGCGCACCACCGCGGCCCTGGAGAAGGCCCAGAACGCGCTCGACTCGGTCGAGGGTATCCTCGGGGCGCTGCTCGACATCTCGAAACTGGAAAGCGGCAAGGCGGCGGTCAGCGTGGGGCCGGTGCGGCTGGACGCGGTGCTGCGGCAGCTGTCGGAAGAGTTCGCACCGCTGGCCGCGCGCAAGGGGTTGCGGCTGGCGGTGCGGCCATGCGGTGTGGTCGTGCAGTCGGACCCGGCCTATCTGCGCCGGATCCTGCAGAACCTGATCGGCAACGCCATCCGCTATACCCCGTCGGGCCGGGTGCTGGTGGGCGCGCGGCGGGTGCGGACGGGTGTGCGGATCGAGGTGTGGGACACCGGACCGGGCATTCCCGAGGCCGAGCAGGACGACATTTTCAAGGAGTTCCACCGCCTGAACGCCCGCGCAAGTGCATCCGAGGGCATGGGGCTGGGGCTGGCCATCGTGGAGCGTGCCTGCGCGCTGCTGGGGCATCCGCTCGGCCTGACCTCGGAACCGGGACGGGGATCGTGCTTCATGATCCAGGTGCCGCTGGCCGAGGCCGCGGGGGCCCAGGCGGCATTGCGGACGCCTGCGCGGCCGGTGCCGCCGCCCCTGCCGAAATCGGATCGCATCGCCTTTCTGGTCGAGAATGACGCCGAGCTTCGCCGCGCGCTGACGCTGCTGCTGGAGAAATGGGGGCTGAGCGTCCTGGACGCGGCAAGTGGCGAGGAGGCGCTGGCGCTGATCGAGGAGATCGGCATCCTGCCCGATTTCTTCCTGGTCGATCACCAGTTGGGAGAGGGCATGACAGGGATCGAGTTCGTCGCGGTCCTGCGCGCGCGCCATGGTCCGGTGCCCGCGCGGCTGATCACTGCAAACCGGACGGCCGAGGTCAAGGCGCAGGCCGCGGCCGCGGGAATCGACATTCTCTACAAGCCGGTCGACGCGCGCGATCTGGGCGGTTTCCTGGCCTCGCTTGGCGACTGAACGGGGGAAAAGGCTGGACCGGAACAGGCTTTACGATCAAGGTCGCATAGCATGCGACAGGGGCCTTTCGTATGGTCCCGGACAGACCGGAGGGGGACCACACCATGCAGCTTTCCGATGCGCGTGACATCAAGGCCGATCCGGCGACGGTCTGGGCCGCGATCCTTGATCCCGAAGTGCTGAAGGTCTGCGTGCCGGGCTGCCAGAGCCTGACGGGTTCGGTCGGCGATGGCTACGAGGCCGTGGTCAAGCAGAAGGTCGGGCCGGTCAGCGCCACGTTTACCGGGGTTGTCAGGATCTCGGACATCGTCGAGGGCCAGTCGCTGCGCATCTCGGGCGAGGGAAAGGGCGGACCTGCGGGTTTTGCCAAGGGCGGCGCCAACGTCACCTTTGCCGCCATCGAGGGCGGTACGCGCCTGACCTATGATGTCGAGGCGAATGTCGGGGGCAAGCTGGCGCAACTCGGCAGCCGCATCATCGACGGCTTTGCCAAGAAGCTGGCCGACGAGTTCTTCTCGCGTTTCCAGGACGCGGTCGAGGGCCCTGCCGAACCGGAGGCGGTTGCCGCCGAGAGCGATACGGCAGGACCGGAAAAGAAAAAGGGCTGGTTCCGCCGCCTGATCGGCTGAACCCTCGCCTCACCCAGGTATCCCAAGGGAGGAAGCAATGACAAAGATCACGATGACCGTGAATGGCAAGGCGGTCTCGGCCGAGGCGGAGGGGCGAACGCTGCTGTCGTCGTTCCTGCGCGACGGCCTGGGCCTGACCGGCACGCATGTCGGCTGCGACACCGCGCAATGCGGTGCCTGCGCTGTGCATGTGGACGGAAAGGCGGTGAAATCCTGCAACGTGTTCGCCATGGACGTGGCCGGCGCCGAGGTCCGCACGATCGAGGGGATGGCGAATGCCGACGGATCGCTGTCGGTCCTGCAGCAGGCGTTCCAGGATCATCACGGGCTGCAGTGCGGGTTCTGCACGCCGGGCATGGTGATGGCTTCGGCCGCCCTTCTGGCCGACAACCCAAGACCCAGCGAGGCCGAGGTGCGCCACCATCTGGAAGGCAACATCTGCCGCTGCACCGGCTACCACAACATCGTCAAGGCCGTGCTGGCCGCAAGCGGGCAGGACGTGGGCGCCATCGCGGCGGAGTGACGGGCGGCTGGTGCGTGGCTGCACGCGCCTGAGGCCCATGGGGCGGGGTGCCCATCGGCACAGCCCCGGCAGGACAGGGTGCCGCGCCATTCTGCGCGGCGCCATCGAGAACCCAGGGAGAGAGACATGCCCAAAGACGGTGGCATCGGCGCCAGCAGCAAGCGGCGCGAGGACGTGCGGTTCCTGACCGGGAAGGGCCGCTATACCGACGACATCAACATTCGTGGCCAGCTTCATGCGCATTTCGTGCGGTCCGAGGTGGCGCACGGTCGTATTCTGGGCATCGACACGGCTGCGGCCGCCGCGATGCCCGGCGTGCACCGCGTCTTCACGGCTGCCGACTTCGCCGGGGTGGGCGGGCTGCCCTGCGGCTGGCAGGTGACCGACCGCCACGGCAAGCCGATGCAGGAACCGAAGCACCCGGTGCTGGCCGACGGCAAGGTGCGCCATGTCGGCGACCCCATTGCCATGATCGTGGCCGACACGCTGGAACGGGCGCGCGACGCCGCCGAGGCGCTGACCGTCGACATCGAGGAACTGCCGCCGGTTCTGGACATGAAGGCCGCACTGGCCGAGGGCGCCACCAAGGTGCATGACGAGCTGACGTCGAACCTTTGCTACGACTGGGGCTTTGTCGAGGACAACAAGGCGGCCGTGAACGAGGCCTTCGACAAGGCCGCGCATCACATCACGCTGGAGCTGGTGAACAACCGGCTGGTGGCCAACCCGATGGAACCCCGTGTCGCCGTGGGCGACTACGAGGATCACTCGGGGATGCACACGCTCTACACCACCAGCCAGAACCCGCATGTGATCCGCCTGCTGATGGGCGCCTTCGTGCTGGGCATCCCCGAATCCAAGCTTCGTGTGGTGGCGCCGGATGTGGGCGGCGGGTTCGGATCGAAGATCTACCACTATGCCGAAGAGGCCGCGGTGACCTTTGCGGCCAAACAGCTGAAATGCCCGGTCAAGTGGACCGCATCGCGCAGCGAGGCGTTCATTTCCGATGCCCAGGGCCGTGACCATGTCACGAAGATGGAACTGGCGCTGGACGCCGATCACAACTTCACCGCGATCCGCACCGAAACCTACGCCAACATGGGCGCCTACCTTTCGACATTCGCGCCTTCGATCCCGACGTGGCTGCACGGCACGCTGATGGCGGGCAACTACAAGACGCCGCTGATCTATGTGAACGTGAAGGCGGTGTTCACCAACACCGTGCCGGTCGATGCCTATCGCGGTGCGGGGCGGCCCGAGGCGACGTTCCAGCTGGAACGGATCGTCGACAAGGCGGCGCGCGAGCTGGGCGTCGATCCGGTGGAATTGCGGCGCAAGAACTTCATCACGCCCGACCAGTTTCCCTATCAGACGCCGGTCGCCGTGGTCTATGACACCGGCAACTACCAGGCGACGATGGACAAGCTGCTGGACATCTCGGACCATGCCGGGTTCGCGGCGCGGGCGGCGGAAAGCAAGGCACGCGGCAAGCTGCGCGGCTTCGGGATTGCCCATTACATCGAGGCTTGCGGCATCGCGCCGTCGAACCTCGTGGGGCAGTTGGGCGCACGGGCGGGGTTGTATGAGTCCGCCACGGTGCGGGTGAATGCCACCGGCTCGATCAGCGTCTTCACCGGCTCGCATTCGCACGGGCAGGGCCATGAGACGACCTTTGCCCAGGTTGTTGCCGAGATGATCGGGATCGACGCAAGCCAGGTCGAGATCGTGCATGGCGACACCTCGAACACGCCGATGGGCATGGGCACCTACGGCTCTCGCTCGCTTGCGGTCGGCGGTTCGGCACTGGTCAAGGCGACGAACAAGATCATCAACAAGGCCAAAAAGATCGCAGCCCACCTTCTCGAGGCGTCCGAGGGCGACATCGAGCTCAAGGACGGCAAGTTCAGCGTGGCCGGCACCGACAAGTCGGTCGACTGGGTCGGCGTCACCCTCGCCGCCTATGTGCCGCACAACTATCCGCTGGAATCGATGGAACCGGGGCTGGAGGAAACGGCCTTCTACGATCCGTCGAACTTCACCTATCCGGCCGGTGCCTATGGCTGCGAGGTCGAGGTGGACCCCGAGACCGGCAGGGTCGAGATCCTCGCGTTCAGCGCGGCCGACGATTTCGGCAACGTGGTGAACCCGATGATCGTGTCGGGGCAGGTGCATGGCGGGCTGGCGCAGGGGATCGGCCAGGCACTGCTGGAGAACTGCGCCTATGACGAGAACGGGCAGCTTCTGTCAGGGTCGTTCATGGATTATGCCATGCCACGCGCCGACGACCTGCCGTTCTACAATGTCGACCATTCCTGCGTGACGCCCTGCACCCACAACCCCCTGGGGGTGAAGGGCTGTGGCGAGGCAGGGGCCATCGGGTCGCCCCCGGCGGTGGTCAACGCGGTGATCGATGCGCTTCACCGGGCAGGCCATACCCACATCACCCATATCGACATGCCCCTGACGCCGGCGCGCGTCTGGGCCGCGATGAACGCCTGAGGAGGTTGCGATGCACAATTTCGAGTTCGTGAAGCCCGCGACCCTGGCCGAGGCGGTCAACGCGCTTTCGGCCGAGGGGGCACAGGCGCTTTCGGGCGGGCAAACGCTCACGCCGACCATGAAGCAGCGCCTGGCGGCTCCGGCGGTGCTGGTCTCGCTGACGGGGATTGCCGAGATGAAGGGCGTCTGCATGGGCGACCATGGCCTTTCCATCGGCGCGGCCACCACCCATGCCGATGTCGCGCGGGACGCGGCGGCGCATTACCCGGCCCTGGCGGCGCTGGCCGGCCAGATCGGTGATCCGATGGTGCGCAAC
Encoded here:
- a CDS encoding trimethylamine methyltransferase family protein translates to MGEVRRAGRQARAEARAHRGGAIGRPYILRGIPPYDVLSEEGLARIEAAADRILWETGIDFRDDPAALEHWRRAGAQVDDLRVRFPPGLCREILKTAPAQFTQHARNPAKSVEIGGKSVVFSPAYGSPFVMDLDRGRRFGTLEDFRNFIRLAQSSPNLHHSGGTICEPTDVAVNKRHLDMVMAHIELSDRPFMGSVTAEERSEDSIEMCRILFGEAFVDANCVILGNVNVNSPLVWDGTMTRSLRAYARANQAAVIVPFILGGAMGPVTSAGAIAQSLAETMAGCALTQLERPGAPVIFGNFLSSMSLRSGSPTFGTPEPAIGSMVIGQLARRLNLPLRCSGNFTTSKLPDAQAMTEGTMSMLAAIHCGANFILHSAGFLDGLLSMSYEKFMLDDDLCGALHAYLDGVRVDDDQLAVDAFAEVGPGNHFFGCSHTMAHYQTAFWDSGLADNEPFEKWEAAGSEDAATRANRAWKRRLAEYEAPPLDEGTAEALRDFVARRKAGAADAWY
- a CDS encoding response regulator transcription factor yields the protein MPDPDPRPAEPRPLSLALIVDDHPLFCDALSMTLKAVAGLPQIETADCLEAALTRIDLLPMPDVIVLDLNLPDVNGLDGLIRLRASAGDVPVVVVSSLADNRVIGAALRAGAAGFIPKHSRREVFRTAFEAVRAGRIYAPDGFVPQADPAAPATQREEAIARLSLLTRQQARILQLICEGMLNKQIAYDLSIAETTVKAHVTAIMRKLGVQSRTQAVLIARETSFAALMPENG
- a CDS encoding FIST C-terminal domain-containing protein; protein product: MRARDPARAPASAFAHAAATPGPWPVSAHVSALAADPVAGLVQALGPGPFAAVFLFISPRVDLDRLARDVQGAFPGATVTGCTTAGEISAQGYAEDEIVAMALPTAQFVTEAMLIPDLGRIVPQDIVGQLIRARAVLARARPQWDSEFAFLLVDGLSVREDELAAALASGLGPVPLFGGSAGDGTRFAQTWVLHDGQLLRNAAVVTLVRTACRVKVFNLDHLIPTERRMVVTEADPARRIVRRINAEPAALEYARLLGKDPAQLTPFTFAAHPVVVRIGGRHHVRAIQRVDVNGDLIFFSAIDEGLVLTLAEPQDMVAHLERELMALSAGGAPAAILACDCILRRLEAQEKQMYGAVSRLLQVHRVTGFSTYGEQLNAMHVNQTMTGVAIYPPGA
- a CDS encoding PAS-domain containing protein, translating into MIETLINPADSPERQREKLLHIAQVLMRRVEQDTDDGGIAYAQFQRAAMLEDQVRERTRDLERALDLLNDSNARLAEANRQIEAARQNLANAIETIQEGFALFDAQDVLVLCNSRFGMHMLDIRDDLKPGLAFDDYVERVSLSRYLELPDSERPEDWAVRRKRRHQDRHVIFNVRMIWDRWVQVSEHRTADGGTVILQTDVTDIIRMERQERGKLLDDQARVIRATLDHINQGVCIFDPQGRLVGWNQRLGTLLAIPITRLRLGASFEALLARFHEESRFEGGMTPRLLTGWVEGRTGREPLSFAVARGGAILDVFAQEMPDGGFVMSFTDVTAERTAIEALSRANETLEARVMERTLELEDALANAERANAARSRFVAAASHDLLQPLSAAKLFIASAGGEGTDPRTTAALEKAQNALDSVEGILGALLDISKLESGKAAVSVGPVRLDAVLRQLSEEFAPLAARKGLRLAVRPCGVVVQSDPAYLRRILQNLIGNAIRYTPSGRVLVGARRVRTGVRIEVWDTGPGIPEAEQDDIFKEFHRLNARASASEGMGLGLAIVERACALLGHPLGLTSEPGRGSCFMIQVPLAEAAGAQAALRTPARPVPPPLPKSDRIAFLVENDAELRRALTLLLEKWGLSVLDAASGEEALALIEEIGILPDFFLVDHQLGEGMTGIEFVAVLRARHGPVPARLITANRTAEVKAQAAAAGIDILYKPVDARDLGGFLASLGD
- a CDS encoding carbon monoxide dehydrogenase subunit G, which produces MQLSDARDIKADPATVWAAILDPEVLKVCVPGCQSLTGSVGDGYEAVVKQKVGPVSATFTGVVRISDIVEGQSLRISGEGKGGPAGFAKGGANVTFAAIEGGTRLTYDVEANVGGKLAQLGSRIIDGFAKKLADEFFSRFQDAVEGPAEPEAVAAESDTAGPEKKKGWFRRLIG
- a CDS encoding (2Fe-2S)-binding protein, whose translation is MTKITMTVNGKAVSAEAEGRTLLSSFLRDGLGLTGTHVGCDTAQCGACAVHVDGKAVKSCNVFAMDVAGAEVRTIEGMANADGSLSVLQQAFQDHHGLQCGFCTPGMVMASAALLADNPRPSEAEVRHHLEGNICRCTGYHNIVKAVLAASGQDVGAIAAE
- a CDS encoding xanthine dehydrogenase family protein molybdopterin-binding subunit, which translates into the protein MPKDGGIGASSKRREDVRFLTGKGRYTDDINIRGQLHAHFVRSEVAHGRILGIDTAAAAAMPGVHRVFTAADFAGVGGLPCGWQVTDRHGKPMQEPKHPVLADGKVRHVGDPIAMIVADTLERARDAAEALTVDIEELPPVLDMKAALAEGATKVHDELTSNLCYDWGFVEDNKAAVNEAFDKAAHHITLELVNNRLVANPMEPRVAVGDYEDHSGMHTLYTTSQNPHVIRLLMGAFVLGIPESKLRVVAPDVGGGFGSKIYHYAEEAAVTFAAKQLKCPVKWTASRSEAFISDAQGRDHVTKMELALDADHNFTAIRTETYANMGAYLSTFAPSIPTWLHGTLMAGNYKTPLIYVNVKAVFTNTVPVDAYRGAGRPEATFQLERIVDKAARELGVDPVELRRKNFITPDQFPYQTPVAVVYDTGNYQATMDKLLDISDHAGFAARAAESKARGKLRGFGIAHYIEACGIAPSNLVGQLGARAGLYESATVRVNATGSISVFTGSHSHGQGHETTFAQVVAEMIGIDASQVEIVHGDTSNTPMGMGTYGSRSLAVGGSALVKATNKIINKAKKIAAHLLEASEGDIELKDGKFSVAGTDKSVDWVGVTLAAYVPHNYPLESMEPGLEETAFYDPSNFTYPAGAYGCEVEVDPETGRVEILAFSAADDFGNVVNPMIVSGQVHGGLAQGIGQALLENCAYDENGQLLSGSFMDYAMPRADDLPFYNVDHSCVTPCTHNPLGVKGCGEAGAIGSPPAVVNAVIDALHRAGHTHITHIDMPLTPARVWAAMNA